Proteins encoded together in one Acidobacteriota bacterium window:
- a CDS encoding aminotransferase class III-fold pyridoxal phosphate-dependent enzyme, translating into MSQLPPGDALPEIVTPPPGPRARQLCRRLATYEAPGINTVGADGETILWEEARGSNVLDVDGNRYLDLTSGFGVAAVGHRHPKVEQALLNQSGKLIHGLGDVHAHRPRVRLAEALARRAPVHGDGEAAVHFAISGSDAVEIGLKTAYLATGRPGIIAFDPAYHGLTLGALVTTSRAAFREPFTPYLHSHVHRLPFAASPAEIARLLDRRPDIGSLLFEPIAGREGILLPPTGWIAEVVELCRQRDVLTIADEIFTGCGRTGRWFAVEHDDARPDLLVCGKALGGGLPMAAVVADRELLRVWSTPGEALQTATFVAHPLACAAALASLEVIEQEDLLGRAREIAAAIASREAEWQALGVVEVRGRGAVWGAEVESSEVAYGWAERARARGLLVLAGGANGRVVQVTPPLVITPRQLATALDLLTESLARAR; encoded by the coding sequence TTGAGCCAGCTCCCCCCCGGCGATGCGCTGCCGGAGATCGTCACGCCGCCGCCGGGGCCGCGGGCCCGGCAGCTCTGTCGCCGGCTGGCGACCTACGAAGCTCCCGGCATCAATACCGTTGGGGCGGACGGTGAAACCATCCTGTGGGAAGAGGCGCGCGGCTCGAACGTTCTCGACGTCGACGGCAACCGTTATCTCGACTTGACCTCCGGCTTCGGCGTCGCCGCCGTCGGGCATCGCCATCCGAAGGTCGAACAAGCACTGCTGAACCAGAGCGGCAAGCTGATTCACGGCCTGGGCGACGTCCACGCCCACCGGCCGCGGGTTCGGCTGGCCGAAGCGCTGGCTCGCCGCGCTCCGGTTCATGGCGACGGCGAGGCCGCGGTCCATTTCGCGATCTCCGGCTCCGACGCCGTCGAGATCGGCCTCAAGACCGCCTACCTCGCCACCGGCCGACCCGGCATCATCGCCTTCGACCCGGCTTACCACGGCCTCACCCTGGGAGCTCTCGTCACCACCTCCCGAGCGGCCTTTCGCGAGCCCTTCACGCCCTACTTGCACTCCCACGTTCACCGCCTACCCTTCGCGGCGTCACCGGCCGAGATCGCCCGCTTGCTCGACCGGCGACCGGATATCGGCAGCCTGCTGTTCGAGCCCATCGCCGGCCGTGAGGGCATTCTGCTGCCGCCGACGGGCTGGATCGCCGAAGTGGTCGAGCTCTGCCGCCAGCGCGACGTGCTCACCATCGCCGACGAGATCTTCACCGGTTGCGGTCGCACCGGCCGCTGGTTCGCCGTCGAGCACGACGACGCGCGGCCGGACCTGCTGGTCTGCGGCAAAGCCCTCGGAGGCGGCTTGCCGATGGCGGCGGTGGTCGCTGATCGTGAGCTTCTGCGGGTTTGGTCGACGCCCGGCGAAGCCCTGCAGACGGCGACCTTCGTCGCTCACCCCCTGGCTTGCGCCGCCGCTCTCGCCAGTCTCGAGGTGATCGAGCAGGAAGACCTTCTGGGACGGGCCCGGGAGATCGCTGCCGCCATCGCTTCTCGCGAGGCGGAATGGCAGGCCCTCGGCGTCGTCGAGGTGCGCGGCCGCGGCGCCGTCTGGGGCGCCGAAGTCGAGAGCTCCGAGGTCGCCTACGGCTGGGCCGAACGGGCCCGGGCTCGCGGTTTGCTGGTGCTCGCCGGCGGCGCCAACGGCCGGGTGGTGCAGGTCACTCCACCGCTGGTGATCACCCCACGACAGCTCGCGACAGCCCTCGATCTGCTCACCGAAAGTCTCGCCAGGGCGCGCTAA
- a CDS encoding YbaB/EbfC family nucleoid-associated protein, which yields MSSIRQLMKQAQQMQEKLQRELAETVVEASVGGGMVTVEMNGHKLLVSVKIDAEVVDPEDVGMLEDLIKAAVNEAARKVDETMQGKMGSMAASLPGIF from the coding sequence ATGAGCAGCATTCGGCAGTTGATGAAGCAGGCCCAGCAGATGCAGGAGAAGCTCCAGCGAGAGCTCGCCGAAACGGTGGTCGAGGCGAGCGTTGGAGGCGGTATGGTGACCGTCGAGATGAACGGTCACAAGCTCCTGGTGTCGGTGAAGATCGATGCTGAAGTGGTCGATCCCGAAGACGTCGGCATGCTCGAAGACCTGATCAAAGCCGCCGTCAACGAGGCCGCCCGCAAGGTCGACGAGACCATGCAGGGCAAGATGGGCTCGATGGCCGCCAGCCTGCCAGGAATTTTCTAG
- the dnaX gene encoding DNA polymerase III subunit gamma/tau → MTYQVLARKWRPQRFSELIGQGPIVQALQNGLTDGRIAQAYLFSGIRGVGKTTAARLLAKALNCEQGPTAEPCNECSICQEITSGADLDVIEVDAATYSKVEQVRDLTESLKYAPARDRYKVAVLDEIHRLSRQAFDALLKIVEEPPAHLVFVFATTEVDAVPATILSRCQEYRFRRVPIGELADHLANICQAEEITASPTALRLIARAGEGSVRDSVALLDQMATFGSGAIDDDEAARLIGGLDSPLQEELLRAIAHGDGNQIRQAVERLEEDGWDPRHAFAQFLAFCRDALHLAMKGKVDRTADEIERIGSLAQEIGYENLLRLIHHLLASETVLRRSEVPFLALEIAWLRAAELPKLMLLEDLIAGRPVAETAAPAGAATATAPTPARREPTRREPTRSREKSPEKPSATRKAQRPPARQPEPPPEPPPPHGDEEAPPELSSGPPPESLPDPAAAARAPKAPPTAPSKDEPAPDPTPSSSAGNLTALLEAVGARRQPLAAHLSEAQKLAVEDDVLVIYSPPGDPFLTKTLERPGNRKILEESIAAAWGVAMPWRLAEGDAVETPPEEVAKATAEAQDEVEANPAVQIVLDLFQGKVEEVEELENRPREES, encoded by the coding sequence ATGACCTATCAGGTCCTCGCTCGCAAGTGGCGCCCGCAACGGTTCTCTGAGCTCATCGGGCAAGGACCGATCGTCCAGGCGCTCCAGAACGGTCTAACCGACGGACGTATCGCCCAGGCCTATCTCTTTTCGGGGATTCGCGGCGTCGGCAAGACCACCGCGGCGCGCCTCCTCGCCAAGGCCCTCAACTGCGAGCAAGGCCCGACGGCGGAGCCCTGCAACGAGTGCTCCATCTGTCAGGAGATCACTTCCGGCGCCGACCTCGACGTCATCGAGGTCGATGCCGCCACCTACTCCAAGGTCGAGCAGGTGCGCGATCTCACCGAGAGCCTCAAGTACGCCCCGGCAAGGGATCGCTACAAGGTCGCCGTCCTCGACGAGATCCACCGCCTGTCCCGGCAAGCCTTCGACGCCCTCCTCAAGATCGTCGAAGAGCCGCCGGCCCACCTGGTCTTCGTCTTCGCCACCACCGAAGTCGACGCCGTGCCCGCGACCATCCTGTCGCGTTGTCAGGAGTACCGCTTCCGACGCGTACCCATCGGCGAGCTGGCGGATCACCTGGCCAATATCTGCCAAGCGGAAGAGATCACCGCCAGTCCGACGGCTCTCCGACTGATCGCCCGAGCCGGCGAAGGCAGCGTGCGCGATTCCGTCGCCCTGCTCGATCAAATGGCGACCTTCGGCTCGGGAGCGATCGACGACGACGAAGCGGCACGGCTGATCGGGGGCCTCGACTCACCGCTCCAGGAAGAGCTGCTGCGCGCCATCGCTCATGGCGACGGCAACCAGATCCGTCAGGCCGTGGAGCGCCTGGAAGAGGACGGCTGGGATCCGCGCCACGCCTTCGCCCAGTTCCTCGCCTTCTGTCGCGACGCGCTCCATTTGGCGATGAAGGGCAAGGTCGACCGCACCGCCGACGAGATCGAGCGCATCGGGAGCCTGGCCCAGGAAATCGGTTACGAGAACCTGCTACGCCTGATTCACCACCTGCTGGCGAGTGAGACCGTGCTGCGCCGCAGCGAGGTGCCCTTCCTGGCCCTCGAGATCGCCTGGCTGCGGGCCGCCGAGCTGCCCAAGCTGATGCTTCTCGAGGATCTCATCGCCGGCCGGCCGGTGGCCGAGACCGCGGCGCCGGCAGGAGCAGCGACCGCGACCGCCCCAACGCCAGCACGGCGTGAACCAACGCGGCGCGAGCCAACCCGCTCGAGAGAAAAGTCTCCTGAAAAGCCGTCCGCCACCAGAAAGGCACAGAGACCCCCTGCTCGACAGCCCGAGCCGCCTCCCGAACCGCCGCCGCCGCACGGCGACGAGGAAGCGCCGCCAGAGCTGAGCAGCGGACCGCCACCGGAGTCCTTGCCCGATCCGGCGGCCGCGGCCAGAGCACCGAAGGCCCCGCCAACGGCGCCATCGAAGGATGAGCCGGCGCCGGATCCGACACCTTCGTCGAGCGCCGGCAATCTGACGGCTTTGCTCGAAGCCGTCGGGGCGCGTCGTCAGCCGCTGGCGGCCCACCTCTCGGAAGCTCAGAAGCTGGCAGTGGAAGACGACGTTCTCGTCATCTACTCGCCACCTGGTGATCCCTTCCTCACCAAGACCCTCGAGCGACCGGGCAATCGCAAGATCCTGGAAGAATCCATCGCCGCCGCCTGGGGCGTAGCCATGCCGTGGAGGCTGGCCGAGGGCGACGCCGTCGAGACGCCGCCGGAAGAGGTGGCGAAAGCGACCGCCGAGGCCCAAGACGAGGTCGAAGCCAACCCCGCCGTCCAGATCGTCCTCGACCTGTTTCAAGGTAAAGTGGAAGAGGTCGAAGAGCTCGAGAATCGGCCCAGGGAGGAGTCATGA
- the dnaN gene encoding DNA polymerase III subunit beta: MEIRLNRSDFVHELAPMQGIVERKTTIPVLSHVLLSARQEKLHLAATDLDVSLTSSCPADVVQEGAIAVPAKKFMEIVRSMVGDEVLLRQEEPGWLSIQGGRSRFKIHSLPADDFPTLPEVGSGSQIELPFVIFQSMIGRILFAISAEESRFQLNGALVRIKEGMVEMVATDGRRLALVEEPIEGASGDDSVLIPRKALHELRRFEGGETLAFHRGEHHVSFRLGRRELICRILEGNFPDYERVIAKDNDKHIVFPAKELSEAIHRVALVTGDRARAVQLSFGDDELIVQTQNPDLGDALEVLPCEYQDTAFKIGINPDYLREFLGVLGAEQVRLELKDENTQCVGYPVTETEDSRYLCVIMPMRL, from the coding sequence ATGGAAATTCGTCTCAATCGCAGTGACTTCGTCCACGAGCTGGCACCCATGCAGGGCATCGTCGAGCGCAAGACCACGATTCCGGTCTTGTCCCACGTGCTGCTCTCGGCGCGTCAGGAGAAGCTCCATCTGGCGGCGACGGATCTCGATGTCTCCCTGACCTCCTCTTGCCCGGCGGATGTCGTGCAGGAGGGAGCGATCGCCGTGCCGGCGAAGAAGTTCATGGAGATCGTGCGCTCGATGGTGGGGGACGAGGTGCTGTTGCGCCAGGAAGAGCCCGGCTGGCTGTCGATACAGGGAGGGCGCTCGCGGTTCAAGATCCACAGTCTGCCGGCGGACGACTTCCCGACCCTGCCGGAGGTCGGTAGCGGTTCCCAGATCGAGCTGCCCTTCGTCATCTTTCAGTCGATGATCGGCCGCATTCTGTTCGCCATCTCCGCCGAAGAGTCGCGCTTTCAGCTCAACGGTGCCCTCGTCCGGATCAAGGAGGGCATGGTGGAGATGGTGGCCACCGATGGCCGCCGCCTCGCTTTGGTCGAGGAACCCATCGAAGGGGCCAGCGGCGACGATTCCGTCCTCATTCCCCGCAAGGCCCTCCACGAGCTGCGCCGTTTCGAGGGCGGTGAGACCCTCGCCTTCCACCGCGGCGAGCACCATGTCTCTTTCCGGCTCGGTCGTCGCGAGCTCATCTGTCGCATCCTGGAAGGCAACTTCCCGGACTACGAGCGGGTGATCGCCAAGGACAACGACAAGCACATCGTCTTTCCGGCCAAGGAGCTCTCGGAGGCGATCCATCGGGTCGCTCTGGTCACCGGCGATCGGGCACGGGCGGTGCAGCTCAGCTTCGGCGATGACGAGCTGATCGTCCAGACCCAGAACCCGGACCTCGGCGATGCCCTCGAGGTGCTGCCCTGCGAGTATCAGGACACCGCCTTCAAGATCGGTATCAACCCCGACTATCTGCGCGAGTTCCTCGGCGTCCTCGGTGCCGAGCAGGTGCGCCTCGAGCTCAAGGACGAGAACACCCAGTGCGTCGGCTACCCGGTCACCGAGACGGAGGACAGCCGTTATCTGTGCGTGATCATGCCGATGCGCCTGTAG
- the dnaA gene encoding chromosomal replication initiator protein DnaA produces the protein MTPSVWARLRKQLEKQLDPDEFATWFRPLKVSSESNDKLVLVAPNAGFLHTLEESYRPAVDRAIAGLDGSTFEVLFSLENSSQDPDETGSSRAREQFNSKYIFETFVVGNSNQFAHAAARAVAESPSHSYNPLFLYGGVGLGKTHLLHAIAHEILDKRPQLRVMYLAAEQFVNELINSIRFDRMPAFRERYRTIDVLLIDDIQFLANKERTQEEFFHTFNTLYTSQKQIILSSDSSPRQIPTLEERLRSRFEWGLIADIQPPDLETKIAILRRKAETEDIDLPDEVAHFIAHQVRSNVRELEGLLNRVIAFSMLTAKPMSLDLARETLKDILPEDRRRSGGADIVKLVARHYGLKVGEIKSRSNARQIAFPRQVAMYLCKQLTELSFPEIGKLFNNKHHSTVMYSVEKIDKKRTDDADLDRTLESLENQLR, from the coding sequence ATGACTCCATCGGTGTGGGCGCGACTCCGGAAACAGCTTGAGAAGCAGCTCGATCCCGATGAGTTCGCCACCTGGTTCCGGCCCCTCAAGGTCAGCTCCGAAAGCAACGACAAGCTCGTCCTCGTAGCCCCCAACGCCGGTTTTCTCCACACCCTCGAAGAGAGCTATCGCCCCGCCGTCGACCGCGCCATCGCCGGTCTCGATGGCTCGACCTTCGAAGTCCTCTTCTCCCTCGAAAATTCCAGTCAGGACCCGGACGAAACCGGCTCCTCGCGGGCCCGCGAGCAGTTCAACTCGAAGTACATCTTCGAGACCTTCGTCGTCGGCAACTCGAACCAGTTCGCCCACGCCGCCGCTCGCGCCGTCGCCGAGAGCCCGTCCCACTCCTACAACCCGCTGTTCCTCTATGGCGGCGTCGGCCTCGGCAAGACCCACTTGCTGCACGCCATCGCCCACGAGATTCTCGACAAGCGCCCCCAGTTGCGGGTCATGTACCTGGCCGCCGAGCAGTTCGTCAACGAGCTGATCAACTCGATCCGCTTCGACCGCATGCCGGCTTTTCGCGAGCGCTACCGCACCATCGACGTGCTGCTGATCGACGACATCCAGTTCCTGGCCAACAAAGAGCGCACCCAGGAAGAGTTTTTCCACACCTTCAACACGCTCTACACCAGCCAGAAGCAGATCATCCTGTCGTCGGACTCGTCGCCGCGCCAGATCCCGACCCTCGAAGAACGCCTGCGCAGCCGGTTCGAGTGGGGCCTGATCGCCGATATCCAGCCCCCGGACCTCGAGACCAAGATCGCCATCCTGCGGCGCAAGGCGGAAACCGAGGACATCGATCTGCCGGACGAGGTGGCGCACTTCATCGCCCACCAGGTGCGCAGCAACGTGCGCGAGCTCGAAGGTCTGCTCAATCGCGTCATCGCCTTCTCCATGTTGACCGCCAAGCCGATGTCCCTCGATCTCGCCCGCGAAACCCTCAAGGACATCCTGCCGGAAGACCGCCGACGCTCCGGCGGTGCCGACATCGTCAAGCTGGTGGCGCGCCACTACGGCCTCAAGGTCGGCGAGATCAAGAGCCGCAGCAACGCCCGCCAGATCGCCTTCCCGCGACAGGTCGCGATGTACCTCTGCAAGCAGCTCACCGAGCTCTCCTTCCCGGAGATCGGCAAGCTGTTCAACAACAAACATCACTCCACGGTGATGTACTCGGTCGAGAAGATCGACAAGAAGCGCACCGACGACGCCGACCTCGACCGCACCCTGGAATCGCTCGAAAACCAGCTGCGGTAA
- a CDS encoding cyclic nucleotide-binding domain-containing protein, whose translation MSIDELLSDWDLFSHFTEAQRNQLAPCISRSEFAADSSIVIQGDSSAESFIIESGTVNIQRSTPYGVFSFAKLYPGDLFGESAFVDQQPRSSDAITTTEASILILNPSALNWLLERDQRFSVALYWTFWKSLSGKLRDTNEILTRFFSESGKPPSTNDPLRDPAASDFRLDLGDKRKVFEEQKLSNLEINFLAPLSKEIKLAPGEQIFREGEPGDIAYVVLDGRVMISKYIPGAGEEALAFLERGDYFGEMALIDKMPRSADAKAHAGGAVILAIPADVLEGILDIQKVSSLRLLRILCTMVAQRLRELDDKIAGWFVLAGGRTVDDED comes from the coding sequence TTGAGCATCGACGAGCTCCTCAGCGACTGGGATCTGTTCTCCCACTTCACCGAGGCTCAGCGCAATCAGCTTGCGCCGTGCATTTCGCGCAGCGAGTTCGCTGCCGACTCGTCGATCGTCATTCAGGGAGATTCGAGCGCCGAGTCGTTCATCATCGAAAGCGGTACGGTGAACATTCAGCGGTCCACGCCCTACGGCGTGTTCTCCTTCGCCAAGCTCTACCCCGGAGACCTCTTCGGGGAGTCCGCCTTCGTCGATCAGCAGCCGCGTTCGAGCGACGCCATCACCACCACCGAAGCGAGTATCCTGATCCTCAATCCTTCAGCCCTCAACTGGCTGCTGGAAAGAGACCAACGCTTCAGCGTCGCCCTCTACTGGACCTTCTGGAAGAGCCTCTCGGGAAAACTGCGCGACACCAACGAGATCCTGACCCGCTTCTTCTCGGAGAGCGGCAAGCCCCCTTCCACCAACGATCCCCTGCGCGATCCTGCCGCCTCCGACTTTCGCCTCGACCTCGGCGACAAGCGCAAGGTGTTCGAAGAGCAGAAGCTCTCGAACCTCGAGATCAACTTCCTGGCGCCGCTCTCCAAGGAGATCAAGCTGGCCCCCGGTGAGCAGATCTTCCGTGAGGGCGAGCCCGGCGACATCGCCTACGTGGTGCTCGACGGACGGGTGATGATCAGCAAGTACATCCCCGGCGCCGGTGAAGAGGCCCTCGCCTTTCTCGAGCGCGGTGATTACTTCGGTGAAATGGCGCTGATCGACAAGATGCCGCGCTCCGCCGACGCCAAGGCCCATGCCGGTGGAGCCGTCATCCTGGCGATTCCGGCCGACGTCCTCGAGGGCATCCTCGACATCCAGAAGGTGTCCTCCCTGCGGCTGCTGCGAATTCTCTGCACCATGGTGGCGCAGCGTCTGCGGGAGCTCGACGACAAGATCGCCGGTTGGTTCGTCCTCGCCGGCGGCCGCACCGTCGACGACGAGGACTGA
- the recF gene encoding DNA replication and repair protein RecF (All proteins in this family for which functions are known are DNA-binding proteins that assist the filamentation of RecA onto DNA for the initiation of recombination or recombinational repair.), which translates to MLTSLKLRHFRNLAPFERRMDGGRHLLFGGNGAGKTSVLEAIYLLATTKSFRSNRLSECIQRGRQGFELAAEVDTGVRQSLALEVVAAGDKRRLLNGKAAPLARHLAALPVVSWTAADADLFTGPPKDRRRFLDRGVIGLQATSVAVMSRYREALRQKRRLLAAGGRQRSDLLAPWNDLLAAAGAEIVRRRQRFVARLGAELATDLERIGLSLPAIALDYRPSPPDGADENALRARLDAVEGSEWDRRMSLLGPHRDDLVLRWDGYPLRGSVSAGERKLLGLLIVAAQGRVMTREGPEPVYLLDDLDAELAPSTLAAFWTLLAPVGQLFASSNRPEVWTSLELDSTLRVEAGRVAPGSLAERT; encoded by the coding sequence TTGCTCACCTCCCTCAAGCTGCGTCACTTCCGCAACCTTGCTCCCTTCGAGCGCCGGATGGATGGCGGTCGGCATCTCCTGTTCGGTGGCAACGGCGCCGGCAAGACCAGCGTGCTCGAAGCCATCTACCTGCTGGCGACCACCAAGAGCTTCCGCTCGAATCGCCTCAGCGAGTGCATTCAGCGTGGGCGCCAGGGATTCGAACTCGCCGCCGAGGTCGACACCGGAGTTCGCCAGAGCCTGGCGCTGGAGGTCGTTGCGGCGGGAGACAAACGGCGTTTGTTGAACGGCAAGGCGGCACCCCTGGCGCGTCACCTGGCGGCTCTGCCGGTGGTTTCTTGGACAGCGGCCGACGCCGACCTCTTCACCGGGCCACCGAAGGACCGCCGCCGCTTCCTCGATCGCGGCGTGATCGGGCTGCAGGCGACGTCCGTGGCGGTGATGTCGCGCTACCGAGAAGCTCTGCGACAGAAGCGCCGCCTGCTCGCGGCCGGCGGACGTCAGAGAAGCGATTTGCTGGCCCCCTGGAACGATTTGCTGGCGGCCGCCGGTGCCGAGATCGTGCGTCGTCGTCAGCGCTTCGTGGCGCGCCTCGGGGCTGAGCTGGCGACGGATCTCGAACGCATCGGCCTGTCCCTGCCGGCTATCGCCCTCGACTATCGCCCGTCACCGCCCGATGGCGCGGACGAAAACGCCTTGAGAGCCCGCCTGGATGCCGTCGAGGGCAGTGAATGGGATCGTCGAATGTCCCTCCTTGGCCCTCATCGCGACGATCTGGTGCTGCGCTGGGATGGCTATCCTCTGCGCGGCAGCGTCTCGGCCGGCGAGCGCAAGCTCCTCGGCTTGCTGATCGTTGCCGCCCAAGGGCGGGTGATGACCCGCGAAGGGCCGGAGCCGGTCTACCTGCTCGATGATCTCGATGCCGAGCTGGCGCCCTCGACGTTGGCCGCCTTCTGGACTCTCCTGGCGCCCGTCGGGCAGCTCTTCGCGAGCTCCAACCGCCCCGAGGTATGGACCTCGCTGGAGCTCGACTCGACCCTCCGCGTGGAGGCCGGCAGGGTCGCTCCAGGGAGCCTTGCGGAAAGAACGTAA
- the mutY gene encoding A/G-specific adenine glycosylase yields the protein MDEAQRLLDWFDAHRRDLPWRENQDPYRVWVSEIMLQQTQVATVIPYYQRFLATFPSVEALAAAEIDEVLALWSGLGYYRRARQLHAAACRIAELGAFPETVAGLRELPGIGAYTAAAVASIAFDVVEPVMDGNVERVLARKLALEGDPKKAAPRRALLAAAADLLDPQRPGDSNQALMELGAMVCTPVNPKCLLCSFRESCTARLEGRPEDYPPVRKRRATEKIRWGTVVFRRRDAVLLFRRSDDDGLLAGTWELPWFEIEGKAFAAPAAKRILQRRYGGEWRIGDRLGTVRHGITYRSLTVEVFEGALEGGVEVAESTVEAGWFDDSARRRLALSALVEKALRKAA from the coding sequence ATGGACGAAGCCCAGCGCCTGCTCGACTGGTTCGACGCTCACCGTCGGGATTTGCCCTGGCGTGAGAATCAGGACCCCTACCGCGTCTGGGTGTCGGAGATCATGCTGCAGCAAACCCAGGTGGCGACGGTCATCCCTTACTACCAGCGCTTTCTCGCGACCTTCCCGTCGGTCGAGGCGCTGGCGGCGGCCGAGATCGACGAGGTTCTGGCTCTGTGGTCCGGCTTGGGCTATTACCGTCGAGCGCGCCAGCTTCACGCGGCAGCTTGCCGCATCGCCGAGCTGGGGGCTTTTCCCGAAACCGTCGCGGGGCTTCGCGAGCTGCCGGGGATCGGTGCCTACACCGCTGCAGCGGTCGCCAGTATCGCCTTCGATGTGGTCGAACCGGTGATGGATGGAAACGTCGAGCGGGTGTTGGCCCGGAAGCTCGCCTTGGAAGGCGATCCCAAAAAGGCGGCGCCGCGTCGGGCATTGCTCGCGGCGGCCGCCGATCTGCTCGACCCGCAACGTCCCGGGGACAGCAACCAGGCGTTGATGGAGCTCGGGGCGATGGTCTGTACCCCGGTCAACCCGAAGTGTTTGCTGTGCTCCTTCCGCGAAAGCTGCACGGCGCGGCTGGAAGGTCGGCCCGAGGACTATCCGCCGGTGCGCAAGCGACGGGCGACGGAGAAGATCCGCTGGGGAACCGTGGTCTTCCGACGGCGCGATGCGGTGCTGCTGTTTCGGCGTTCGGACGACGACGGTCTGTTGGCTGGCACCTGGGAGCTACCCTGGTTCGAGATCGAGGGCAAGGCCTTCGCAGCGCCGGCGGCGAAGCGGATTCTGCAGCGCCGTTATGGCGGCGAATGGCGCATCGGAGACCGCTTGGGGACGGTTCGGCACGGCATCACCTACCGCTCCCTGACGGTCGAGGTCTTCGAAGGCGCCCTGGAAGGTGGGGTCGAAGTTGCCGAGTCGACGGTCGAAGCCGGTTGGTTCGATGACAGCGCACGTCGCCGGCTGGCCCTGTCGGCGCTGGTCGAAAAGGCCCTGCGCAAGGCCGCTTAG
- a CDS encoding ATP-binding protein, which produces MDDSQRFKIAFIGSHGVGKTTLCYGLAARLKARDLSLEVVHEVARRCPMPINEETSLASEAWILHTQIAEEIAAAYRYPVVICDRSVLDNYVYLDLAAGRREGLDQLVDSWISTYELLVHVPILEEPSPDGIRSSDPSFQRAIEQRLDQVLAEADLQPLRLDPTNRDAWLDDVEAAVVERLRPPQLRLL; this is translated from the coding sequence ATGGACGACTCCCAGCGCTTCAAGATCGCCTTCATCGGGAGTCACGGCGTCGGCAAGACCACCCTCTGTTATGGCCTCGCCGCCCGCCTCAAGGCGCGCGACCTTTCTCTCGAGGTGGTCCACGAAGTCGCTCGCCGCTGCCCCATGCCGATCAACGAGGAGACCTCGCTGGCTTCGGAAGCCTGGATTCTGCACACCCAGATCGCCGAAGAGATCGCCGCCGCCTACCGCTATCCGGTGGTGATCTGCGACCGCAGCGTGCTCGACAACTACGTCTACCTCGACCTCGCCGCCGGACGCCGCGAAGGTCTCGACCAACTGGTCGACTCCTGGATCTCGACCTACGAGCTGCTGGTTCACGTTCCGATCCTCGAAGAGCCCAGCCCGGACGGTATTCGATCCTCGGACCCCTCGTTCCAGCGCGCCATCGAGCAGCGCCTCGATCAGGTACTGGCCGAAGCCGATCTCCAGCCCCTACGGCTCGATCCGACGAACCGGGATGCCTGGCTCGATGACGTCGAGGCGGCAGTCGTCGAACGACTCCGGCCGCCGCAACTGCGCTTGCTGTAA
- the recR gene encoding recombination mediator RecR — protein sequence MAKPDPLARLVNELSRLPSIGSKTATRIAHHLLRAPEGDARALAAAVVDVKEKLFHCSTCHAITAVDPCTRCADPGRDRQRLCVVEEPFNIEPIERTGEFAGHYHVLLGALRPHRGIGPDQLTIGDLLERLEGVEEVILATNPNVEGEATALYLARLLKARGVQVTRLAFGMPVGGDIEYTDQVTLARSLAGRREL from the coding sequence TTGGCCAAGCCGGACCCGCTGGCTCGTCTGGTCAACGAGCTTTCCCGCCTGCCGAGCATCGGCTCGAAAACCGCCACCCGCATCGCCCATCACCTCCTTCGCGCCCCCGAAGGCGACGCGCGGGCCTTGGCCGCGGCGGTGGTCGACGTCAAGGAAAAGCTCTTCCACTGCTCCACCTGCCACGCCATCACCGCTGTCGATCCTTGCACCCGCTGCGCTGATCCGGGCCGCGACCGGCAGCGCCTCTGCGTCGTCGAAGAGCCTTTCAACATCGAGCCCATCGAGCGCACCGGAGAGTTCGCCGGTCACTACCATGTGCTGCTTGGAGCGCTGCGCCCCCATCGCGGCATCGGACCCGACCAGCTCACCATCGGCGATCTTCTCGAGCGGCTCGAGGGGGTGGAAGAGGTGATCCTGGCGACCAATCCCAACGTCGAAGGCGAAGCCACCGCCCTCTACCTCGCCCGCCTGCTCAAGGCGCGCGGCGTGCAGGTGACCCGCCTGGCCTTCGGCATGCCCGTCGGAGGCGACATCGAGTACACCGACCAGGTGACCCTCGCCCGCTCCCTGGCGGGCCGTCGCGAGCTTTGA